A part of Desulfovibrionales bacterium genomic DNA contains:
- a CDS encoding flagellar assembly protein FliW, which translates to MKTETNLKLKSVDEEQKIKLKTTRFGELEVPGGNVIHMPGGVLGFPGCKDYILIPHKENSPFLWYQSLDDPALAFVVINPLILNPAYDVPVSPALMEGLGAEKVEELELLAIVTIPKDRPQDMTVNLMGPIVINSARRLAKQIVLDPEHYSTKTPILPQKK; encoded by the coding sequence CAAAAGATAAAACTTAAGACCACAAGATTCGGTGAGCTTGAAGTACCCGGGGGAAATGTCATACATATGCCCGGCGGGGTCCTGGGTTTTCCGGGCTGTAAGGATTACATCCTGATACCACACAAGGAGAATTCACCTTTCTTATGGTATCAGTCGTTAGACGACCCTGCCCTGGCCTTTGTAGTTATTAACCCCCTTATATTAAATCCGGCATATGATGTCCCGGTAAGCCCCGCACTTATGGAGGGCCTCGGTGCGGAAAAAGTCGAAGAGCTGGAATTGCTGGCTATCGTGACCATACCTAAGGACCGGCCTCAAGACATGACCGTTAATCTGATGGGGCCGATCGTTATCAATTCTGCCAGGAGACTGGCCAAACAGATTGTACTGGACCCGGAACATTACAGCACCAAGACCCCGATCCTGCCGCAGAAGAAATAA
- the flgM gene encoding flagellar biosynthesis anti-sigma factor FlgM encodes MKITDINAKENVAQYVQNNQAAQETRQVEREKQPAAEQSQATDKVELSAASRDIQKVQEVLKNTPDVRAEKVQELKSKIESGQYRVDAREIANKMISSLIQDLA; translated from the coding sequence ATGAAGATAACAGACATTAACGCCAAAGAAAATGTAGCTCAATACGTACAAAATAACCAGGCTGCGCAGGAAACCAGGCAAGTTGAAAGAGAAAAGCAACCTGCCGCTGAACAGTCCCAGGCTACGGATAAAGTGGAACTCTCCGCGGCATCCCGTGATATCCAAAAAGTACAAGAAGTGCTGAAAAATACCCCGGATGTTCGTGCCGAAAAGGTACAAGAGCTGAAATCAAAGATCGAAAGCGGCCAGTACAGGGTCGATGCCCGGGAAATTGCCAACAAGATGATCTCAAGCCTGATCCAGGACCTTGCATAG
- a CDS encoding PaaI family thioesterase: MKELRDDRYCFACGPENPIGLKIVVDYTGGGAVSTLTLQRVHEGWANVIHGGIISTILDEIMAHAVYYYIGPGVTTSLKVDFKSPLAPGETIIAKGWIKGKRSRAAIASAEITTEKDRRLIASGESYFILLSRKNKEKGYA; the protein is encoded by the coding sequence GTGAAAGAGCTACGCGATGACCGATACTGTTTTGCCTGTGGACCGGAAAATCCTATCGGCCTTAAGATAGTCGTTGACTACACGGGAGGCGGAGCGGTAAGCACACTCACCTTGCAAAGAGTGCATGAAGGCTGGGCGAATGTTATACATGGGGGGATAATCTCAACCATCCTTGACGAAATTATGGCCCACGCCGTATACTACTATATCGGGCCCGGAGTAACCACAAGCCTTAAGGTGGACTTCAAATCTCCCCTCGCCCCGGGTGAGACCATTATAGCCAAGGGTTGGATAAAGGGAAAAAGGAGCCGGGCGGCTATAGCGTCGGCGGAGATAACTACTGAAAAAGACCGGCGCCTCATAGCCAGCGGCGAGAGTTATTTTATCCTGCTTTCGCGCAAAAATAAGGAGAAGGGTTATGCTTGA
- a CDS encoding ABC transporter ATP-binding protein: protein MLELKDLWVEVEGRPILKGVNLKIEQGETHILFGKNGSGKTTLLLTLMGFSRYKIINGAIIFKRQDVTAFSPHERAKLGIGISFQRPPTLHGVRLRDMLAVCGNGSGRGEVLATQYNFADFLDREVNRGFSGGEIKKSELLQLLTQDPDLVLLDEPESGVDVENLNVIGQMIKELLQKKLKRHRQKSGLIISHTGFILNYLEADKGHILLDGKIHCQGNPREMFEEIQKCGYEECARCRR, encoded by the coding sequence ATGCTTGAATTAAAGGATTTATGGGTTGAGGTCGAAGGCCGGCCAATCCTTAAGGGTGTAAACCTCAAAATTGAGCAGGGAGAAACTCACATCTTATTCGGTAAGAATGGTTCCGGTAAGACGACGCTCCTTTTGACTCTTATGGGTTTTTCCCGGTACAAGATTATAAACGGCGCTATAATTTTTAAAAGGCAGGACGTCACCGCCTTTTCCCCCCATGAACGGGCCAAGCTAGGCATAGGCATCTCTTTCCAGAGGCCGCCTACCTTACATGGTGTGCGTCTGCGGGATATGTTGGCCGTTTGTGGCAACGGCAGCGGCCGGGGTGAGGTATTGGCCACACAATACAATTTTGCCGATTTTCTGGACCGCGAGGTGAACCGGGGTTTTTCCGGCGGCGAGATCAAAAAGAGCGAGCTGCTGCAACTCCTGACCCAGGATCCGGATCTCGTCCTCTTAGACGAGCCGGAGTCCGGTGTGGATGTCGAAAATTTAAATGTCATCGGCCAGATGATCAAGGAACTTCTACAGAAAAAACTCAAGCGACACCGGCAGAAATCCGGCCTTATCATCTCTCATACCGGTTTTATTCTGAATTACCTGGAGGCGGACAAGGGGCATATACTCCTTGATGGCAAGATTCATTGTCAGGGCAACCCCAGGGAGATGTTTGAAGAAATACAAAAATGTGGTTATGAGGAATGCGCAAGATGCAGAAGATAG